The Terriglobales bacterium genome includes the window TTGGGGCCGTGCTTCATCTCGCCTGCGGGATAGCCTTCGGCGTGGATGTAGGAAACTTCTTTCAGCTTGAGCGCGCCCTCAAGGGCCACCGGATAGTGAATGCCCCGTCCGAGGAAGAGAAAGTCCTGCGCCCGCGAGTACTCCCGCGCCAGCTCCTCGCAGGCCTCTTCGTGGGTGAGCAGGGTCTCGAGTTTTCCCGGAATCAGCGCCAGCTCGTGGATCAGTTTGCCGGCTTCGTCTCGCGAGAGCGTGCCCCGCACTTCACCGAGATAGAGCGCGAACAGATAGAGTGCTGTCAGTTGGGCGGTGAAGGCCTTGGTCGAGGCCACCCCGATCTCTGGCCCGGCATGGGTGTAGATCGTGCCCTGGGCCTCACGGGTCACCATGGAGCCCACGACGTTACAGATGGCGAGCGTCTTTGAGCCCTTGCCCTGGGCCTCGCGCTGGGCGGCGATGGTGTCCGCCGTCTCCCCTGACTGCGAGATCAGCAGGGTAATCGTGTCCGGGCCGAGG containing:
- the glmS gene encoding glutamine--fructose-6-phosphate transaminase (isomerizing); translation: ISEAEFRAARKLNIAACGTSWHAAQAGKFMIERLARMPVEVDYASEWRYRDPILGPDTITLLISQSGETADTIAAQREAQGKGSKTLAICNVVGSMVTREAQGTIYTHAGPEIGVASTKAFTAQLTALYLFALYLGEVRGTLSRDEAGKLIHELALIPGKLETLLTHEEACEELAREYSRAQDFLFLGRGIHYPVALEGALKLKEVSYIHAEGYPAGEMKHGPNALIDENLPVVILATCDKNDPGSVVRYEKTLSNLKEVKARSGQVIAIANEGDEEIADSADHVLWIPQAPEMLLPILEVVPLQLLAYHVAVRRGCDVDQPRNLAKSVTVE